A part of Diachasmimorpha longicaudata isolate KC_UGA_2023 chromosome 11, iyDiaLong2, whole genome shotgun sequence genomic DNA contains:
- the LOC135167640 gene encoding putative RNA polymerase II subunit B1 CTD phosphatase RPAP2 isoform X1 has protein sequence MTIMNDPAVKKAKLRSARIKAVKAAKKLPTAILLQRKVECDAKALKIVERLIETGVEEEWLLTNMRQVNRSHLEDVIEERAIMKLCGYALCDNPLTRVVNKQYKISTLRNKVYDVQKTKNFCSFWCYSATEYLLAQMLTSPLWLRAEEEIPDFILFDKPKETVKNPPGVEVNIIGLDLPSDAGHPSGTDGKISRKESDRDFEESKDVSARSATKVEYKEDVNATNDKSKTSTRDCYKSLKQVQFCPDQINAQDTNELQETGRDKSERLEEEKNSLSTEPKFPDTLITSEITEASTKNSEKARQKPLENSKINKSEFTKNTNKMKKLKQRPTVSFASLTSRVEQSITEWISKHTIQLLHGDESTKQNLLETLTMQERYGELCKKLNAVQLEESKEDRVSAIQSTVLQPMPHFSVLKEEAEALELKVRAFYHGSTVVEPQVSKPSAEEEAPDTVVPLTPAHAPIALRRRIFLDKLNKVLPDLLRTLAGSGQSQYTYTPDKAGKVKALISTFKLSATNIVFKTAEWTLVALLIIKILSIIDVNVKKLLASKQATMYTSMILMSYQLDSSYLDRLVGSLTLPEDTNDSALSSD, from the exons ATGACAATCATGAATGACCCTGCGGTTAAGAAGGCGAAATTGAGGAGTGCAAGGATTAAAGCTGTCAAGGCTGCCAA GAAACTTCCGACAGCCATTCTGCTCCAGAGAAAGGTGGAATGTGATGCTAAAGCTTTGAAAATTGTGGAACGTTTGATAGAAACAGGAGTTGAAGAAGAATGGTTGCTCACGAAT ATGAGGCAGGTCAatcgatcgcacctagaagACGTGATCGAGGAGAGAGCGATTATGAAGCTCTGCGGCTATGCCCTATGTGACAATCCTCTAACAAGAGTAGTCAACAAACAGTATAAAATATCAACTCTTAGGAATAAAGTCTACGATGTCCAGAAAACCAAGAACTTCTGCAGCTTCTGGTGTTACTCAGCAACTGAATATCTTCTGGCACAAATGCTGACGAGTCCTCTTTGGCTCAGGGCTGAAGAAGAGATTCCAGATTTTATTCTGTTCGATAAACCAAAAGAAACAGTAAAAAATCCACCTGGAGTTGAGGTTAACATCATTGGACTTGACCTTCCCTCTGATGCAGGTCATCCATCAGGAACAGACGGTAAAATCAGTAGGAAAGAAAGTGACAGAGATTTTGAAGAATCTAAAGATGTTAGTGCAAGGAGTGCCACGAAAGTGGAGTATAAGGAAGATGTGAATGCCACCAATGACAAGAGTAAGACTTCTACAAGAGATTGCTACAAATCATTGAAGCAAGTTCAATTCTGCCCCGACCAG ATCAATGCTCAAGACACTAATGAATTGCAGGAAACTGGTCGAGATAAATCTGAACGTttggaagaggaaaaaaacagCTTAAGCACTGAACCGAAATTCCCTGATACCCTTATCACATCAGAAATAACAGAAGcatcaacaaaaaattctgaaaaagcCCGTCAGAAACCCCTAGAAAACAGTAAAATTAACAAATCTGAATTCACTAAAAATACCAACAAAATGAAGAAGCTCAAACAGAGACCAACTGTATCTTTTGCATCACTGACGTCTCGAGTGGAGCAGAGCATCACAGAATGGATCAGCAAACATACAATACAGCTTTTACATGGTGACGAGTCAACCAAGCAGAACCTTCTGGAGACCCTAACAATGCAAGAGAGATACGGAGAGCTTTGCAAGAAGTTGAATGCTGTTCAACTCGAGGAGTCAAAAGAGGATCGAGTCTCAGCGATTCAATCGACTGTTCTCCAACCAATGCCCCACTTCTCAGTTCTCAAAGAGGAAGCTGAGGCGTTAGAACTCAAGGTGCGAGCGTTTTACCACGGAAGTACAGTCGTTGAACCTCAAGTTTCGAAACCTAGTGCAGAAGAAGAGGCGCCAGATACTGTGGTCCCATTGACGCCAGCACATGCCCCCATAGCCTTACGACGTAGGATTTTCCTTGATAAATTGAACAAAGTGCTTCCTGACCTGTTGAGAACTTTGGCAGGTTCAGGACAGAGTCAATACACCTATACGCCAGACAAAGCAGGAAAAGTGAAAGCACTAATCAGTACCTTCAAGCTCTCTGCGACAAACATTGTTTTCAAAACTGCAGAGTGGACGTTGGTGGCCTtgttaatcattaaaattctcaGTATCATCGAtgtaaatgttaaaaaattgctGGCTAGCAAGCAAGCCACGATGTATACGTCGATGATTCTGATGTCTTATCAGTTAGATTCTAGTTATTTGGATAGACTGGTTGGTTCGTTGACTCTCCCAGAGGATACCAATGATAGTGCTCTTTCTTCTgattaa
- the LOC135167640 gene encoding putative RNA polymerase II subunit B1 CTD phosphatase RPAP2 isoform X2: MRQVNRSHLEDVIEERAIMKLCGYALCDNPLTRVVNKQYKISTLRNKVYDVQKTKNFCSFWCYSATEYLLAQMLTSPLWLRAEEEIPDFILFDKPKETVKNPPGVEVNIIGLDLPSDAGHPSGTDGKISRKESDRDFEESKDVSARSATKVEYKEDVNATNDKSKTSTRDCYKSLKQVQFCPDQINAQDTNELQETGRDKSERLEEEKNSLSTEPKFPDTLITSEITEASTKNSEKARQKPLENSKINKSEFTKNTNKMKKLKQRPTVSFASLTSRVEQSITEWISKHTIQLLHGDESTKQNLLETLTMQERYGELCKKLNAVQLEESKEDRVSAIQSTVLQPMPHFSVLKEEAEALELKVRAFYHGSTVVEPQVSKPSAEEEAPDTVVPLTPAHAPIALRRRIFLDKLNKVLPDLLRTLAGSGQSQYTYTPDKAGKVKALISTFKLSATNIVFKTAEWTLVALLIIKILSIIDVNVKKLLASKQATMYTSMILMSYQLDSSYLDRLVGSLTLPEDTNDSALSSD; encoded by the exons ATGAGGCAGGTCAatcgatcgcacctagaagACGTGATCGAGGAGAGAGCGATTATGAAGCTCTGCGGCTATGCCCTATGTGACAATCCTCTAACAAGAGTAGTCAACAAACAGTATAAAATATCAACTCTTAGGAATAAAGTCTACGATGTCCAGAAAACCAAGAACTTCTGCAGCTTCTGGTGTTACTCAGCAACTGAATATCTTCTGGCACAAATGCTGACGAGTCCTCTTTGGCTCAGGGCTGAAGAAGAGATTCCAGATTTTATTCTGTTCGATAAACCAAAAGAAACAGTAAAAAATCCACCTGGAGTTGAGGTTAACATCATTGGACTTGACCTTCCCTCTGATGCAGGTCATCCATCAGGAACAGACGGTAAAATCAGTAGGAAAGAAAGTGACAGAGATTTTGAAGAATCTAAAGATGTTAGTGCAAGGAGTGCCACGAAAGTGGAGTATAAGGAAGATGTGAATGCCACCAATGACAAGAGTAAGACTTCTACAAGAGATTGCTACAAATCATTGAAGCAAGTTCAATTCTGCCCCGACCAG ATCAATGCTCAAGACACTAATGAATTGCAGGAAACTGGTCGAGATAAATCTGAACGTttggaagaggaaaaaaacagCTTAAGCACTGAACCGAAATTCCCTGATACCCTTATCACATCAGAAATAACAGAAGcatcaacaaaaaattctgaaaaagcCCGTCAGAAACCCCTAGAAAACAGTAAAATTAACAAATCTGAATTCACTAAAAATACCAACAAAATGAAGAAGCTCAAACAGAGACCAACTGTATCTTTTGCATCACTGACGTCTCGAGTGGAGCAGAGCATCACAGAATGGATCAGCAAACATACAATACAGCTTTTACATGGTGACGAGTCAACCAAGCAGAACCTTCTGGAGACCCTAACAATGCAAGAGAGATACGGAGAGCTTTGCAAGAAGTTGAATGCTGTTCAACTCGAGGAGTCAAAAGAGGATCGAGTCTCAGCGATTCAATCGACTGTTCTCCAACCAATGCCCCACTTCTCAGTTCTCAAAGAGGAAGCTGAGGCGTTAGAACTCAAGGTGCGAGCGTTTTACCACGGAAGTACAGTCGTTGAACCTCAAGTTTCGAAACCTAGTGCAGAAGAAGAGGCGCCAGATACTGTGGTCCCATTGACGCCAGCACATGCCCCCATAGCCTTACGACGTAGGATTTTCCTTGATAAATTGAACAAAGTGCTTCCTGACCTGTTGAGAACTTTGGCAGGTTCAGGACAGAGTCAATACACCTATACGCCAGACAAAGCAGGAAAAGTGAAAGCACTAATCAGTACCTTCAAGCTCTCTGCGACAAACATTGTTTTCAAAACTGCAGAGTGGACGTTGGTGGCCTtgttaatcattaaaattctcaGTATCATCGAtgtaaatgttaaaaaattgctGGCTAGCAAGCAAGCCACGATGTATACGTCGATGATTCTGATGTCTTATCAGTTAGATTCTAGTTATTTGGATAGACTGGTTGGTTCGTTGACTCTCCCAGAGGATACCAATGATAGTGCTCTTTCTTCTgattaa